In the Hyla sarda isolate aHylSar1 chromosome 9, aHylSar1.hap1, whole genome shotgun sequence genome, gcgagagggaaaaaaaataatgtaaaattacCAACTCAATTTTGCCTTCTCTTTTCCTCTTGTTACTCAACCTCCTATTCATCTCTTAAACTATCCTACCCTGTTTACCTCCACTCTTCTACATTTTAGCTGTTGTTCAATTAAGGGAAACCACAACTTTCACATCAATTACCATATCTTCACATACCTCATAAACCCCTCCTTCCCCCCTTCCCTTCCAAAAgcaaggagaaacaaatatataaataaaaataataataataataagatatGTAGATCGGTGTCTATAGAGTCTCTTCTATGTAGATTGATCTGCTGATGTTCTCCACCATGAAAAGCTTCCAGTAGACTTGAGGATCTTCTGTGAAGCGTCTTTGCAGTTACTTCCCATGAGCCCAACACCCGACATCTTCCACCAGTAACTGGATGAGACCGAGTAACACAGCGTCCTGGAGACATTGTGCAGAGGCCTAGAAAAAAATATGGAAAGGGGTTAGTATAAATGTTATTGACTTCTTGTCTTCTTTTCTTTGAAGGTCAGATCACAGTATAAGAGGATCCCTTCTAGTCGTGAGCAGAACCTCATCTACTCTATATGTCCGGGGTCATGTATCGGCTCCACCATGGAGGACAGGATGATGTTGGTTCAGGTTACATCTGTAGGTCAGTATAGGACACTTACCTCTTCCACAAAGTGCTGGAGATGGTGCAGCCATGGCTTCAGCTCCTCAGATGGGGTTTTACTGTGTCCTGATAATTCTCTCTGAATGTGAGAAATACAAGAAATAAGATATGGGTCAGTATATCCAGTACCGGCACCAAAACATCACAGCACGGACCATGTAAACAATGAAGATGAGGATCATATGAACTTACACAGATCAGAAGATCATCTCTGATTCTGAGGAACATCATGTATGACTGTGATACAGGGTCCGGCACATCAGACGTGGAAAGATTTGCCAGAACTTCTGTAGTTACTGTAACTCGCTCCAAGGTCAGAATCAGACGGTCACTGGGCTGTAGAAGGGGAGAAGATAGAAAGACAAAATAGTTTGGTGAGATTGACTTCAGAGGATTATTATAAGAAACTGTTGAGCAGGAGAAGAGATCACCAGACATGTACTTACCTTTAGGTCACATACAGACGGCTTGTGTCTCATCATTCTTCTGTAGCATTTGATGGCACTGGTGGACATGTTCTTCTCCTGAGGAGGTTGGAATAGGATTTAATCAAGCTTTACATCATGTAATGTCTATAATACACTTTATATAAATGACTTCATTCAGAAGATGTTTGATGTCTATTATACAGAATGAGCCAAAAGTCAGAAACTGTTCATAGATGCTTCATTGCATCAGGTACTAGAACAATTGCTGTACCTTATATGTTGGCTATTCATCTCGAAAACCACCATGTAATACATCATGAAAAAGATGAGATCAaattttttgcagattttgttTGCCTTTTGACCCAACCCCCATAGCTGTGAATCAGAATCCCCTCAGTATAACCCAATCCTCCTCCTTACATGTTCATTCTGCAGTTGTCTGATCCCCGTGATGTCAGTGGAAGATACTGATTTGTATCTGGACATCGGGCAGCGTCTCCGGTGTGGATGTCCGGTCACTGCCACAAGTAGAATACTGAACACCACCAGTCTGATGTCCATGGCTGGAGGATTGGGGCCGATCTGGTGACTTTCTTCTCTTCCTATCAACCTGTGTAGAAGATATTAATACATATAATATGATTATTGTCTATAAATCCACCATGTAAATGTCCCCAGCTCTGATATTCTGTATATACACCCAGTAGAAGGTTCTCACCTGCCCGGTTGTCTTGTGTCTCTCTGATGATCTTCTCAGCTCTGTCCCAAGTCTTCCCATGTTTCTCCTTTTATATTTCAGACTCCAGAGGAGAAATTCCTCCATATTCAGGATGTGGAGATATCTTCTCTCTACGATTAGAATACAAGTAACATTAGACAAGTGACGGCAGCCGTGGGAACTCCTTACAGCTTTCAGTTTCCTTCCTATACAGGTGAGAAGGAGACTCCAGGTAAATGGGAGGAGACTCCTCCACTACTACAGGTGACAGGAGGAATCTCCGCTGTATACAGAGAGATAACATGTACTAATATAGAGATAGATACTGAGGGACTGGAGGGTCTTTATTTTATAGAATAGTCTTTACTAAATACAGGTAAATACATGTGAGAAAGAGAATCCAGGTAAATGGGAGGAGACTCCTCCTAACACTCAGAAAACTCCTTCCCCTTATATAGGTAAAACattgtacagtattatagtaaacACCCTCCAGTCCCTCAGTAGCTATCTCTATATTATGACATGTTATCTCTCTGTATACAGCGGAGATTcctactggttatgtatactagatctatagagacagaaggttgatccagggatttattctgatcccatatttggagtcgggaaggaatttttacctctagtatgagggtttttgttacgccgagcgctccgggtccccgctcctccccggagcgctcgcaacatcctcgctactgcagcgccccggtcagatctactgaccgggtgcgctgcgataccgcccccagccgggatgcgattcgcgatgcgggtggcgcccgctcgcgatgcgcaccccggctcccgtacctgactcgctctccgtcggtcctgtcccggcgcgcgcggccccgctccctagggcgcgcgcgcgccgggtctctgcgatttaaagggccactgcgccgctgattggcgcagtgggtctaatcagtcattcacctgtgcacttccctatttaacctcacttccccttcccttccttgccggatcttgttgccatcgtgccagtgaaagcgttcccttgtgtgttcctagcctgtgttccagacctcctgccgttgcccctgactacgatccttgctgcctgccccgaccttctgctacgtccgaccttgctcttgtctactcccttgtaccgcgcctatcttcagcagtcagagaggttgagccgttgctagtggatacgacctggttactaccgccgctgcaagaccatcccgctttgcggcgggctctggtgaaaaccagtagtaacttagaaccggtccactagcacggtccacgccaatccctctctggcacagaggatccacctcctgccagccgaatcgtgacagtagatccggccatggatcccgctgaagttccactgccagttgtcgccgacctcaccacggtggtcgcccagcagtcgcaacagatagcgcaacaaggccaccagctgtctcaagtgaccgtgatgctacagcagttactaccacagcttcagcaatcatctcctccgccagctcctgcacctcctccgcagcgagtggccgcttccggcctacgactttctttgccggataaatttgatggggactctaagttttgccgtggctttctttcacaatgttccctgcacttggagatgatgtcggaccagtttcctactgaaaggtctaaggtggctttcgtagtcagccttctgtctgggaaggctctgtcatgggccacaccgctctgggaccgcaatgaccccgtcactgcctctgtacactccttcttctcggaaattcgaactgtctttgaggaacctgcccgagcctcttctgctgagactgccctgctgaacctggtccagggtgattcttccgttggcgagtacgccatccaattccgtactcttgcttccgaattatcctggaataatgaggccctctgcgcgacctttaaaaaaggcctatccagcaacattaaagatgttctggccgaacgagaaattcctgctaacctacatgaactcattcatcttgccactcgcattgacatgcgtttttccgaaaggcgtcaggagctccgccaggatatggactttgttcgcacgaggcgttttttctccccggctcctctctcctctggtcctctgcaatccgttcctgtgcctcccgccgtggaggctatgcaagttgaccggtctcgcttgacacctcaagagaggacacgacgccgcatggagaatctttgcctgtactgtgccggtaccgaacacttcctgaaggattgtcctatccgtcctccccgcctggaaagacgtacgctgactccgcacaaaggtgacacagttcttgatgtcaactctgcttctccacgccttactgtgcctgtgcggatatctgcctctaccttctccttctctactaaggccttcttggattccggatctgcaggaaattttattttggcctctctcatcaacaggttcaacatccctgtgaccagtctcgccagacccctctacatcaattgtgttaacaatgaaagattggactgtgccgtgcgttaccgcacggaacccctcctaatgtgcatcggacctcatcacgaaaaaattgagtttttggtcctctccaattgcacttccgaaattctccttggactaccgtggctt is a window encoding:
- the LOC130291157 gene encoding interferon lambda-3-like codes for the protein MDIRLVVFSILLVAVTGHPHRRRCPMSRYKSVSSTDITGIRQLQNEHEKNMSTSAIKCYRRMMRHKPSVCDLKPSDRLILTLERVTVTTEVLANLSTSDVPDPVSQSYMMFLRIRDDLLICRELSGHSKTPSEELKPWLHHLQHFVEEASAQCLQDAVLLGLIQLLVEDVGCWAHGK